A stretch of Usitatibacter palustris DNA encodes these proteins:
- a CDS encoding SulP family inorganic anion transporter has protein sequence MNSFIPSLTWLRSYQGPWLKADVAAGLTAAAIVIPKAMAYATIAGLPVQVGLYTAFVPMIIYVLLGTSNTLSVSSTTTIAILTGAALGEIAQAQPGTSLMTATATLGILVGAILIAARVLRLGFVANFISDPVLTGFKAGIGLVIVVDQLPKLLGVKIHKEGFFHDVAAIFAKLPDASTPTIAIAVATFVIIIVFEKFVPRAPAPLVAVGGGVAASILLALESRGVSLVGAIPGGLPALTLPDQSLVLQLWPAALGIALMSFTETIAAGRAFVRKGDRRPDAGQELVATGAGNAVGAFFGAMPSGGGTSQSNVNLVAGARTQAAQFVTALTTLATMLFLAPVMAAIPNATLAAVVIAYSVGLISPADIAAIRRVRTLEFRWAIAAFAGVVLLGTLKGILVAVVLSMASLLMLANNPAVRILARVPGTKGWRPRTDEHPEYEALPGLLVMRPEGRIYFGNASVVGEKLNAAVVAEKPTVLLIDGSAVPGFEYTALNMFVDGDARLHEQGVEMWLAELNPEGLDLVRRSALGERLGEARMFRTVEEAVDAYLKRRAA, from the coding sequence ATGAATTCATTCATCCCGTCGCTCACGTGGCTGCGGTCCTACCAGGGACCGTGGCTCAAGGCCGACGTCGCCGCAGGGCTCACCGCCGCGGCGATCGTCATTCCGAAGGCGATGGCCTACGCGACCATCGCGGGGCTGCCGGTGCAAGTGGGCCTCTACACCGCCTTCGTGCCGATGATCATCTACGTGCTGCTCGGCACGTCGAACACGCTCAGCGTTTCCTCCACGACGACGATCGCGATCCTCACAGGCGCCGCGTTGGGCGAGATCGCGCAGGCGCAGCCGGGCACGAGCCTCATGACCGCGACCGCAACGCTGGGCATCCTCGTCGGCGCGATCCTCATCGCCGCGCGCGTGCTGCGCCTGGGCTTCGTCGCGAATTTCATTTCCGATCCCGTGCTCACCGGCTTCAAGGCCGGCATCGGGCTCGTGATCGTCGTGGACCAGTTGCCCAAGCTCCTCGGCGTGAAGATCCACAAGGAAGGTTTCTTCCACGACGTGGCCGCGATCTTCGCGAAGCTGCCCGACGCATCGACACCCACCATCGCAATCGCGGTGGCGACGTTCGTCATCATCATCGTCTTCGAGAAGTTCGTTCCGCGCGCGCCCGCGCCGCTCGTGGCCGTGGGAGGCGGTGTCGCCGCGTCCATCCTGCTTGCGCTCGAGTCGCGCGGCGTGAGCCTCGTCGGCGCGATCCCCGGCGGGCTTCCGGCCCTCACGTTGCCCGACCAGTCACTCGTGCTGCAGCTCTGGCCCGCGGCCCTGGGCATCGCGCTCATGAGCTTCACCGAGACGATCGCGGCGGGACGCGCCTTCGTGCGGAAAGGCGATCGACGCCCGGACGCAGGCCAGGAACTGGTGGCGACCGGCGCGGGCAACGCGGTGGGCGCCTTCTTCGGCGCGATGCCCTCGGGCGGCGGCACGTCGCAGTCGAACGTGAACCTGGTTGCTGGAGCGCGCACGCAGGCCGCGCAGTTCGTCACGGCGTTGACCACGCTCGCGACGATGCTGTTCCTCGCTCCCGTGATGGCGGCCATTCCGAACGCGACGCTCGCGGCCGTGGTGATCGCCTACTCGGTGGGACTCATCAGCCCGGCCGACATCGCGGCAATCCGCCGCGTGCGCACGCTCGAATTCCGCTGGGCCATCGCGGCCTTCGCAGGTGTGGTGCTGCTCGGCACGCTCAAGGGAATCCTCGTTGCCGTCGTGCTCTCGATGGCGAGCCTGCTCATGCTCGCGAACAACCCGGCCGTGCGCATCCTCGCGCGCGTGCCCGGCACGAAGGGCTGGCGTCCCCGCACTGACGAGCATCCCGAGTACGAAGCGCTTCCGGGCCTGCTCGTCATGCGGCCCGAAGGCCGCATCTACTTCGGCAATGCATCCGTCGTCGGGGAGAAGCTGAATGCCGCTGTCGTCGCGGAGAAGCCCACGGTCCTCCTGATTGACGGCAGCGCAGTCCCCGGTTTCGAATACACCGCGCTCAACATGTTCGTCGACGGAGACGCGCGCCTGCACGAGCAAGGTGTCGAGATGTGGCTCGCCGAGCTCAATCCGGAAGGCCTCGATCTCGTGCGCCGCTCGGCGCTGGGCGAGCGCCTGGGCGAAGCGCGCATGTTCCGGACGGTGGAAGAAGCCGTCGATGCTTACCTCAAGCGGAGAGCTGCATGA
- a CDS encoding carboxylesterase/lipase family protein — MPKATWTASLFAAAVLLNGLAHGETPATPARRTTTLGVIVGNDDAATRGTYSWKGIPYARPPVAALRWKAPADALPWTSPRLTQQFANACASLGRLYGPGLNNRYDATIGASLDKFVGSEDCLYLNIWRPATATQKLPVIVFVHGGSNITGYTADPLYDGAMLARTANAVVVTVNYRLGVLGFFRSPHLRTGDPLQDSGNFALLDIIKSLQFINRNIASFGGDAGNVSLMGESAGAVNVYALMTSPLVVKASPSLVHRVLPLSGGISRAQDLPPGAFPVLYPAALFETQANLLLTHLLIADGLATDAATAQTYIASRKADEIASYLRGKSADVVLSTVLAKLKPAGLSGSNPVPDGHVLPESPIDAIKAGHYLKVPVLAGNTRDEGKLFPGLLSLAPALGGISGRLLTDEQVFSIAFSYDPDAPAATKLEQWIPAAYLPTDKPGTGYNARMDVLNNFWFKPLRDNVLGALKTQQGNVWYYSFDWDREPAPFNEIFGAAHAFDLAFVFGNFGPSVWANVMFTKANRAGRLALSDAMMRSIGAFARSGDPNDASLGVNWPPWPKTLVFDATLTTTAIRVP; from the coding sequence ATGCCTAAAGCCACGTGGACCGCGAGCCTGTTTGCGGCAGCAGTGTTGTTGAACGGATTGGCCCATGGCGAGACCCCCGCGACGCCCGCGCGGCGCACGACCACGCTCGGCGTGATCGTCGGCAACGACGACGCTGCGACCCGCGGTACGTATTCGTGGAAGGGAATCCCCTACGCGAGACCGCCGGTGGCGGCACTGCGATGGAAAGCGCCGGCCGATGCGCTGCCCTGGACGTCGCCCAGGCTCACGCAACAGTTCGCCAATGCCTGCGCTTCGTTGGGACGCCTCTACGGCCCCGGCTTGAACAATCGCTACGACGCCACCATCGGCGCCAGCCTCGACAAGTTCGTCGGCTCCGAAGACTGCCTCTATCTCAACATCTGGCGCCCCGCCACCGCGACGCAGAAGCTGCCGGTGATCGTGTTCGTTCATGGCGGCAGCAACATCACCGGCTATACCGCGGACCCGCTCTACGACGGCGCCATGCTCGCCAGGACGGCCAATGCCGTCGTCGTCACGGTCAACTACAGGCTTGGCGTGCTGGGCTTCTTCCGCTCGCCGCACCTGCGAACCGGCGACCCCCTGCAGGACTCGGGCAACTTCGCGCTGCTCGATATCATCAAGTCGCTGCAGTTCATCAATCGCAACATCGCGAGCTTCGGCGGCGATGCCGGCAACGTCTCGCTGATGGGCGAGTCGGCCGGCGCCGTCAACGTCTATGCGCTGATGACATCGCCGCTGGTCGTCAAGGCCAGTCCCTCGCTCGTGCATCGCGTGCTGCCGCTCAGCGGTGGCATCTCGCGCGCGCAAGACCTGCCGCCCGGCGCCTTTCCCGTGCTGTACCCCGCGGCGCTCTTCGAGACCCAGGCGAATCTGCTGCTCACCCATCTGTTGATCGCCGACGGCCTGGCCACTGATGCGGCGACCGCGCAGACCTACATCGCCTCGCGCAAAGCCGACGAGATCGCGAGCTATCTTCGCGGCAAGAGCGCCGACGTCGTGCTATCCACCGTGCTCGCCAAGCTCAAGCCCGCAGGATTGTCGGGATCGAATCCGGTGCCTGACGGCCATGTTCTGCCCGAGAGCCCCATCGACGCCATCAAGGCCGGCCACTATTTGAAGGTGCCCGTGCTGGCGGGCAATACGCGCGACGAGGGCAAGCTGTTCCCGGGCCTGCTGTCGCTGGCGCCGGCGTTGGGTGGCATCAGCGGCCGTTTGCTCACCGACGAACAGGTCTTCTCGATCGCCTTCAGCTACGACCCCGACGCACCTGCGGCGACGAAACTCGAGCAATGGATTCCCGCGGCTTACCTGCCGACCGATAAACCCGGCACCGGCTACAACGCGCGCATGGATGTGCTCAACAACTTCTGGTTCAAGCCGCTGCGCGACAACGTGTTGGGCGCGTTGAAGACGCAACAAGGCAACGTCTGGTACTACAGTTTCGATTGGGATCGCGAGCCGGCGCCGTTCAATGAAATCTTCGGCGCGGCCCATGCGTTCGACCTGGCCTTCGTGTTCGGGAATTTCGGGCCGTCGGTATGGGCCAACGTCATGTTCACCAAAGCCAACCGGGCGGGGCGCTTGGCCCTGTCAGACGCCATGATGCGCAGCATCGGCGCTTTTGCACGCAGCGGTGATCCGAACGACGCGTCGCTGGGGGTGAACTGGCCCCCGTGGCCGAAGACGCTGGTCTTCGACGCGACCCTGACAACCACGGCGATCCGGGTGCCATAG
- a CDS encoding TonB-dependent receptor, with protein sequence MAQSAAPDPKNKPDETKQEVTTVETVVVTAERRSRPLQTSPISATVLSGDDLANKGITVVDQLMFVTPSATVNNFGQGIDFNIRGIGKGEHNSQTTTGVVTYRDGVATFPGYFTGEPYYDIATVEILRGPQGTFVGQNATGGAVFVTSNDPIIGGGHSGYVQGQLGNYNDFGLQGTLNIPLADTLAARVAFNTEDRDSFWNIDGPYTGSDARLRLRSARVGLNWQPNSALTVLFKTDYSHLDFGAYPADPVNGANDLFDVTANAELRAVDWLVRSVLHVDYRFANGLLLRSISGYQKGNTQYRTDLDGTRTGNNTFRDSVDERIYSQEFNLLSPNAGWMKWILGAYWQKDTLGFPPKEFVIGVPPGSPASEYVLDGTNPKETWAAFGKIGFDLTDRLELELGGRYTRSTTANDVNVVQYGLPLKQIQEAEYTDFSGKAALNFKLDSKQFLYAFAASGFRPGGLNVPVGLGIPPPFDEEKVTSYELGWKSIWLEGKVRTQLTAFHNDYKNFQVIVGYPTFPTFGFELNVPGTTKISGFEAQVQASLDDWKFDAGLGAMRSSLGRFYAVDPRGASVVPCDPSTGPASASCIALEGRDQTYAPDLTFNFGVQREFRVGDDIITPRFNYGYISEQWATLFQNESRGDRIESRRIVNAQIAWLHGKYLWTLYGTNLTDQHYVAAINSGLRFAGAPRQYGLRLAMSF encoded by the coding sequence TTGGCCCAAAGTGCGGCGCCGGACCCCAAGAACAAACCCGATGAGACGAAGCAGGAAGTCACGACCGTCGAAACCGTCGTTGTCACCGCGGAGCGTCGCAGCAGGCCGCTGCAGACCTCTCCGATTTCGGCGACCGTCCTCAGCGGCGACGATCTGGCCAACAAGGGCATCACCGTTGTCGACCAGCTGATGTTCGTCACGCCGTCGGCGACCGTGAACAATTTCGGCCAGGGTATCGACTTCAACATTCGCGGCATCGGCAAGGGCGAGCACAACTCGCAGACCACCACGGGTGTCGTCACCTATCGCGACGGAGTCGCCACGTTTCCCGGCTACTTCACTGGCGAACCGTACTACGACATCGCGACGGTGGAGATACTGCGCGGTCCGCAAGGAACGTTCGTGGGCCAGAACGCCACCGGCGGCGCGGTCTTCGTGACCTCGAACGACCCGATCATCGGCGGTGGGCACTCCGGCTACGTGCAGGGACAGCTCGGGAACTACAACGACTTCGGCCTGCAAGGCACGCTCAACATCCCCCTCGCCGACACGCTAGCCGCACGCGTTGCATTCAACACCGAGGACCGCGACAGTTTCTGGAACATCGACGGTCCCTACACGGGTAGCGATGCGCGCTTGCGCTTGCGTAGTGCCCGGGTCGGCCTGAATTGGCAACCCAATAGCGCGCTCACCGTGCTGTTCAAGACGGACTACAGCCACCTCGACTTTGGCGCCTATCCGGCCGATCCCGTCAATGGAGCGAACGACCTGTTCGATGTCACGGCCAATGCCGAACTGAGGGCAGTGGACTGGCTCGTCCGCTCCGTGCTGCATGTCGACTATCGATTCGCCAATGGCCTCCTGTTGCGTTCAATCAGCGGCTACCAGAAGGGCAATACCCAATATCGCACGGACCTCGACGGCACCAGGACGGGCAACAACACGTTCCGCGATTCGGTGGACGAGCGGATCTACTCGCAGGAGTTCAACCTGCTCTCGCCCAATGCAGGCTGGATGAAGTGGATCCTGGGCGCCTACTGGCAAAAGGACACCCTGGGCTTTCCGCCGAAGGAGTTCGTGATCGGCGTGCCGCCGGGAAGTCCCGCGAGCGAGTACGTGCTGGACGGCACCAATCCGAAGGAGACCTGGGCGGCGTTCGGCAAGATCGGCTTCGACCTGACAGATCGTCTCGAGCTCGAACTCGGTGGACGCTACACGCGAAGCACGACTGCCAACGATGTCAACGTCGTGCAATACGGCCTCCCGCTGAAGCAGATCCAGGAGGCCGAATACACCGACTTCTCGGGCAAGGCCGCGCTCAACTTCAAGCTCGACAGCAAGCAATTCCTGTATGCCTTCGCCGCTTCCGGCTTCCGCCCGGGCGGATTGAATGTTCCGGTGGGCCTCGGAATACCGCCTCCGTTCGACGAGGAAAAGGTCACCAGCTACGAGCTCGGATGGAAATCGATCTGGCTCGAGGGCAAGGTGCGCACGCAGCTCACGGCCTTCCACAACGACTACAAGAACTTCCAGGTGATCGTCGGCTATCCCACCTTCCCGACATTCGGCTTCGAGCTCAACGTGCCCGGCACGACGAAGATCTCCGGCTTCGAAGCGCAGGTGCAGGCGTCGCTCGACGACTGGAAATTCGACGCCGGACTCGGGGCGATGCGCAGCAGCCTGGGTCGCTTCTATGCGGTCGACCCGAGAGGCGCCTCGGTGGTGCCGTGCGATCCCAGCACGGGGCCTGCCAGTGCCAGCTGCATTGCGTTGGAGGGGCGCGATCAAACCTACGCGCCGGACCTGACATTCAATTTCGGGGTACAGCGGGAGTTCCGCGTCGGCGACGACATCATCACCCCGCGCTTCAACTACGGATACATCTCCGAGCAGTGGGCCACGCTGTTCCAGAACGAGTCTCGCGGCGATCGCATCGAGAGCCGCCGCATCGTCAATGCGCAGATCGCCTGGCTGCATGGGAAGTACCTTTGGACGCTGTACGGCACCAACCTCACCGACCAGCACTACGTGGCGGCAATCAACTCCGGCTTGCGTTTCGCCGGCGCGCCGCGCCAGTACGGGTTGCGCCTCGCGATGTCGTTCTGA
- a CDS encoding AMP-binding protein, translating into MQTYALTIDKFLDHAAKWSPSREVVWSEGGVAQSRVGYAALRERSNRLSGAFKALGLALGDRVGTLAWNTQHHLETYYATMNVGLVCHTLNPRFTTAHLAAIINEAEDRVLAVASSLVPLLRELAPLCPTLEHVVLLDGGPGELTSIEGMKAKLWSHDSLLETHGAPVAWGEFDEQAPAGLCYTSGTTGAPRGVLYSHRTNYLHTLRALQADSIALTSKDVVLIAVPMFHANGWGLPFIAPAAGAKIVLPGRRTDGPSLATLMRDERVTLAVGVHTLWLGVVDHVETSGLELPSLERVLIGGSRCPEALIRRIETCLDVQVQTSWGMTELSPMGTISPPGERWSEERASGRAPMGLDLKLTDANGAELMPQQGVVGHLKVKGASVLDRYYKAGADALDEEGYFGTGDLASLDEAGNLTIRGRSKDLIKSGGEWINPAEIEDIVGRLPAVRLVAVVGRPDQKWGERPVLVVELHAGESCAPEMLLGCLQGKVASWWIPDSVVHMESIPLAATGKIDKNRLRMVLEMADSVPSRGRKIDAR; encoded by the coding sequence ATGCAAACCTATGCACTGACCATCGACAAGTTCCTGGATCACGCCGCCAAGTGGTCGCCATCGAGGGAAGTCGTCTGGAGCGAAGGAGGAGTAGCGCAGAGCCGCGTCGGCTATGCCGCATTGCGTGAGCGCAGCAATCGCCTGTCGGGTGCATTCAAGGCCCTGGGGCTGGCGCTGGGCGACCGCGTCGGCACTCTCGCGTGGAACACGCAGCACCATCTCGAGACGTACTACGCGACGATGAACGTGGGCCTCGTCTGCCACACGCTCAACCCGCGCTTCACAACCGCGCACCTGGCGGCGATCATCAACGAGGCGGAGGACCGAGTGCTCGCGGTAGCCTCCAGCCTCGTGCCGTTGCTGCGCGAGCTGGCGCCGCTTTGTCCGACACTCGAGCATGTCGTGTTGCTCGATGGCGGCCCGGGCGAGCTCACGTCGATCGAGGGCATGAAGGCGAAGCTGTGGTCGCACGATTCGTTACTGGAAACGCACGGTGCGCCGGTTGCCTGGGGCGAGTTCGACGAACAGGCGCCGGCGGGTCTTTGCTACACCTCCGGAACAACCGGCGCGCCGCGGGGCGTGCTCTACAGCCACCGAACCAACTACCTGCACACGTTGCGGGCACTGCAGGCCGATTCCATCGCGCTCACGAGCAAGGACGTCGTGCTGATTGCGGTGCCGATGTTCCATGCCAATGGCTGGGGCTTGCCTTTCATTGCTCCCGCAGCCGGAGCGAAGATCGTGCTGCCCGGTCGGCGCACGGATGGTCCCAGCCTGGCGACGCTGATGCGCGACGAGCGCGTCACGCTCGCCGTCGGCGTGCACACGTTGTGGCTGGGCGTGGTCGACCATGTCGAAACGAGTGGCCTGGAACTGCCGAGCCTCGAGCGCGTCCTCATCGGCGGTTCCCGATGCCCTGAAGCCCTGATCCGGCGCATCGAAACGTGCCTGGATGTCCAGGTGCAGACCAGTTGGGGCATGACCGAGCTGTCTCCGATGGGCACGATTTCTCCGCCTGGCGAGCGATGGTCCGAGGAGCGGGCGTCCGGCCGTGCGCCGATGGGCCTGGATCTCAAGCTCACCGACGCCAACGGCGCGGAATTGATGCCGCAACAAGGTGTGGTCGGGCATCTGAAGGTGAAGGGCGCGAGCGTTCTCGATCGTTACTACAAGGCGGGGGCCGATGCGCTGGACGAAGAGGGCTACTTCGGCACCGGAGATCTGGCGAGCCTCGATGAGGCCGGTAACCTGACCATTCGGGGACGCTCGAAAGACCTGATCAAGTCGGGTGGCGAATGGATCAATCCCGCGGAAATCGAAGACATCGTCGGTCGACTTCCCGCGGTCCGCCTGGTCGCGGTCGTCGGCAGGCCCGATCAAAAATGGGGTGAGCGCCCGGTTCTCGTCGTCGAGCTGCACGCGGGAGAATCATGCGCGCCCGAGATGCTGCTCGGATGCCTGCAAGGCAAAGTCGCGTCGTGGTGGATTCCTGACAGTGTCGTGCACATGGAATCCATTCCACTGGCCGCAACAGGAAAGATCGACAAGAATCGCCTGCGCATGGTCCTGGAGATGGCAGACTCGGTACCGAGCCGCGGCCGAAAAATTGACGCTCGTTGA
- a CDS encoding TetR/AcrR family transcriptional regulator, with translation MNKPSKKRVLRTKSDQRADSIEQILDAAEYLFSKSGLHGVSLRDVAKQVGIHTTLVHYYFKDKQNLFESVFARRAAVSSEGRMEALEKYEAEAGDKPTVEGALRAFLDTDLDLYVQRGEYWMNYAAFCARVSNTPEGAVLMDVHFDPVVLKLLSIIKRALPDHSDADIFWGYHFVTGALMNTYARTGRIDRLSGGLCRSDDFAAVKQRMAKFMAAGFLALDKRPDKAQ, from the coding sequence ATGAACAAACCCTCAAAGAAGAGAGTGCTTCGCACGAAGTCCGACCAGCGTGCCGACAGCATCGAGCAGATCCTGGACGCGGCCGAGTACCTCTTTTCAAAGAGCGGCCTGCATGGCGTGAGCTTGCGCGATGTGGCCAAGCAAGTCGGAATCCACACCACGCTGGTCCACTACTATTTCAAGGACAAGCAGAATCTCTTCGAGTCGGTATTCGCGCGTCGCGCCGCGGTCAGCAGCGAAGGACGCATGGAGGCGTTGGAGAAGTACGAAGCCGAGGCGGGGGACAAGCCGACTGTCGAAGGTGCGTTGCGTGCGTTCCTGGATACCGACCTGGATCTCTACGTCCAGCGCGGCGAGTACTGGATGAACTACGCGGCCTTCTGTGCCCGGGTGAGCAATACGCCCGAGGGCGCCGTGCTGATGGACGTGCATTTCGATCCGGTCGTGCTCAAGCTTCTTTCGATCATCAAGCGCGCGCTTCCCGATCATTCCGACGCGGACATTTTCTGGGGCTATCACTTCGTGACCGGCGCACTGATGAACACCTATGCCCGGACCGGACGCATCGACCGGCTCTCGGGAGGGCTGTGCCGCTCGGATGATTTTGCGGCGGTCAAGCAACGCATGGCCAAGTTCATGGCCGCGGGTTTCCTCGCGCTCGATAAGCGTCCGGATAAAGCGCAGTAA
- a CDS encoding carboxylesterase/lipase family protein, whose translation MNARRVCACLAMTAGLAAQACFSSEKEAVVSSTSQARLGPVVTTATGELQGLQQDALHVFKGIPYAAPPVGPLRWKPPVPRQPWSGRLQASQFGPACIQPPTRVANLYTQDITPTSEDCLSLNVWAPAEASRAPVFIWIHGGALVKGASKESLYDGAQLARRGIIVVSINYRMGVLGYLAHPELSRESAQGVSGNYGLLDQIAALQWVRANIGAFGGDPSNVTIAGESAGALSVMYLMAAPQARGLFAKAIAQSAYMISTPELKEARFGERPSQESGARLAGALHARNIAVLRGANAQELTEAAAAMGFAPFATIDGHVLPRQLVDVFERGEQAPVPLLAGFNSGEIRSLTFLAPPPPATAEKYEAVIRERYGDLADEFLRLYPSTNMQESVFATARDALYGWTAERLVRNQEAIGQPSYLYLFDHGYPAADAAGLHAFHASELPYVFGTAHRTPALWPRIPTDAAEARMSEAMLNYWASFARTGEPRAKGEADWSRYGTTSSYMHFDDVPRISRRLMPGMFELHEEAVRRRRANAETPWNWNAGLLSPTLKK comes from the coding sequence ATGAACGCGCGTCGCGTATGCGCCTGCCTGGCGATGACTGCCGGCCTGGCGGCTCAGGCCTGTTTCAGTTCCGAGAAAGAAGCCGTCGTGTCATCGACATCCCAAGCGAGGCTCGGTCCGGTCGTGACCACGGCCACCGGCGAGCTCCAGGGTCTTCAGCAAGATGCCTTGCATGTATTCAAAGGCATCCCCTATGCGGCGCCGCCCGTTGGCCCGTTGCGCTGGAAGCCGCCGGTGCCAAGGCAGCCCTGGAGCGGGCGCTTGCAGGCAAGCCAGTTCGGCCCCGCCTGCATTCAGCCCCCGACGCGCGTCGCCAACCTCTACACACAGGACATCACGCCGACGAGCGAGGACTGCCTGAGCCTGAATGTCTGGGCGCCTGCAGAAGCGTCTCGTGCGCCGGTGTTTATCTGGATTCACGGCGGCGCGCTGGTGAAGGGAGCGAGCAAGGAATCCCTGTACGACGGAGCGCAGTTGGCCAGGCGCGGGATCATCGTCGTGTCGATCAACTATCGAATGGGTGTGCTGGGCTACCTTGCTCATCCGGAACTCAGCCGGGAATCCGCGCAGGGCGTGTCCGGAAACTACGGGCTGCTCGACCAGATTGCAGCCCTGCAGTGGGTGCGCGCCAACATCGGGGCCTTCGGCGGCGATCCATCGAACGTCACCATCGCGGGCGAGTCCGCCGGCGCACTGAGCGTGATGTACCTGATGGCGGCTCCGCAGGCACGGGGACTGTTTGCGAAAGCCATTGCGCAAAGCGCGTACATGATTTCGACACCGGAGCTGAAGGAAGCGCGCTTCGGCGAACGGCCTTCGCAGGAATCCGGCGCGCGCCTGGCAGGTGCTCTTCATGCGCGCAACATCGCGGTCCTTCGGGGGGCGAACGCGCAGGAGCTGACGGAAGCGGCCGCCGCGATGGGATTCGCGCCGTTCGCCACCATCGACGGCCACGTGCTGCCGCGCCAGCTGGTGGATGTCTTCGAGCGCGGCGAACAAGCGCCGGTGCCGCTGCTTGCGGGATTCAACAGCGGAGAAATTCGCTCGCTGACCTTCCTCGCGCCGCCGCCGCCGGCAACGGCTGAAAAGTATGAGGCCGTCATCCGCGAGCGTTACGGCGACCTGGCCGATGAATTCCTTCGCTTGTATCCGAGCACCAACATGCAGGAAAGCGTGTTCGCCACCGCGCGTGACGCCCTCTATGGCTGGACTGCGGAACGCCTCGTACGAAACCAGGAGGCGATCGGCCAGCCCTCGTACCTCTATCTCTTCGACCATGGTTATCCGGCAGCCGACGCCGCGGGCCTGCATGCCTTTCACGCGAGCGAGTTGCCGTATGTGTTCGGAACAGCACATCGCACACCCGCGCTCTGGCCCAGGATTCCCACCGACGCCGCCGAGGCACGGATGTCCGAAGCGATGCTCAACTACTGGGCGAGCTTTGCACGCACCGGTGAACCGCGCGCAAAAGGAGAGGCGGACTGGTCGCGCTATGGGACGACCTCTTCCTACATGCACTTCGACGATGTGCCGCGGATTTCACGGCGTCTGATGCCGGGCATGTTCGAGCTGCATGAGGAAGCCGTCCGCCGGCGCCGGGCGAACGCGGAGACACCCTGGAATTGGAACGCCGGGTTGCTTTCGCCGACTCTGAAGAAATAA
- a CDS encoding branched-chain amino acid ABC transporter substrate-binding protein: MLAARCAIQVAAPLLTLLTGLAQAAPVKIGVLETLSGPQASTGQAYRAAVRYAVDKLNAEGGWNGQPVQLLEYDNQGGPAGASDKLKAAAADGVQIVVQGGSSAIGGQITEDVRKHNLRNPGKEIVYINVGAEALELTGEKCNFHHFRFAGNAQVRTKVLVQAMKQANTLGTRVYAMNQNYSWGQDMERAIVDNAGVGGYQVVEKTLHDVNKIQDFAPYIAKISASGADTVITGNWSNDLLLMMKASKAAGLKVRFGTVFLDQVGNIANAGEQAAGHFVAQTFNPEAAGAEGDRFVADYKAKTGRNPVATEPQTVFGMEMVADALKRTKPEGGALNVNALARNLETARLKTPMGVTSMRASDHQVLLPVVVSVVSADAKYKADDTALGFKPVKTFTAEEAAVPAQASCKMQRPS; encoded by the coding sequence ATGCTTGCTGCCCGCTGCGCCATTCAGGTTGCCGCTCCCCTGCTGACCCTGCTGACAGGCCTGGCCCAGGCCGCGCCGGTGAAGATCGGCGTGCTCGAGACTCTGTCGGGTCCGCAGGCTTCGACCGGCCAGGCATACCGTGCCGCCGTGCGCTATGCCGTCGACAAGCTCAATGCCGAAGGCGGCTGGAACGGCCAACCCGTGCAACTGCTGGAGTACGACAACCAGGGCGGCCCCGCCGGAGCCTCGGACAAGCTCAAGGCTGCCGCGGCCGATGGCGTGCAGATCGTCGTTCAGGGAGGCTCTTCGGCCATCGGCGGGCAGATCACCGAAGACGTGCGCAAGCACAACCTTCGCAATCCGGGCAAGGAGATCGTCTACATCAACGTCGGCGCCGAGGCGCTGGAGCTCACGGGCGAGAAGTGCAACTTTCACCACTTCCGCTTCGCCGGCAACGCGCAGGTGCGCACCAAGGTGCTCGTCCAGGCGATGAAGCAGGCGAACACGCTGGGCACGCGCGTGTATGCGATGAACCAGAACTATTCCTGGGGGCAGGACATGGAGCGCGCCATCGTCGACAACGCGGGCGTCGGCGGATACCAGGTGGTCGAGAAGACGCTGCACGACGTGAACAAGATCCAGGACTTCGCGCCCTACATCGCCAAGATCAGCGCCTCGGGGGCCGACACGGTCATCACCGGCAATTGGTCCAACGACCTGCTGCTGATGATGAAGGCATCGAAGGCCGCGGGACTCAAGGTTCGCTTCGGCACCGTCTTCCTCGACCAGGTGGGCAACATCGCCAATGCGGGGGAACAGGCGGCCGGGCACTTCGTCGCCCAGACCTTCAACCCCGAGGCGGCCGGGGCCGAAGGAGACCGATTCGTGGCGGACTACAAGGCCAAGACAGGCCGCAACCCGGTCGCGACCGAGCCGCAAACGGTGTTCGGCATGGAGATGGTGGCCGATGCCCTCAAGCGCACCAAGCCCGAAGGCGGTGCGCTCAACGTCAACGCGCTCGCGCGCAACCTGGAAACCGCGCGGCTGAAAACGCCGATGGGCGTGACCAGCATGCGCGCCAGCGATCACCAGGTGCTCCTGCCCGTGGTCGTGTCGGTGGTGTCCGCGGATGCCAAGTACAAGGCCGATGACACGGCGCTGGGATTCAAGCCGGTGAAGACGTTCACGGCCGAAGAAGCGGCGGTCCCCGCGCAGGCCAGTTGCAAGATGCAGCGTCCGAGCTGA